A genomic segment from Phragmites australis chromosome 6, lpPhrAust1.1, whole genome shotgun sequence encodes:
- the LOC133922936 gene encoding VAN3-binding protein-like, whose amino-acid sequence MEDHLLLMDGAQTGALAVQSPMEPMEFLSRSWSVSASEISKVLTGGVGGRRSSNFVADRLSGMLMSETLALAATSGTNFSPRKSTLRSRSAISAHHQVHHTVHTIERWFHHRDASSRVDKARTERARVHAAVSVASVAAAVAAVAAGAASPEVDTEGAQMDTALASAMQLLASHCIEIAELSGADHDQVASAVESAVDVRSSGDLLTLTAATATALRGATALRQPVQREARSKAAVASYEKSGNCRADIWCKEGTLLKRNHKGALHWKQVAVYINKKSQVMVKLKSKHIGGAFSKKKKGVVYGVYDDMLSCPAHGGGMPGLAAETCHFGLRTAQGLLEFQCESRMQRLDWVESVKNLLRQVAVGTAQLEQSFESLRLSAS is encoded by the exons ATGGAGGATCACTTGTTGCTCATGGACGGCGCCCAGACTGGTGCTCTGGCGGTGCAGTCGCCGATGGAACCCATGGAGTTCCTGTCGCGGTCGTGGAGCGTCTCGGCCTCGGAGATATCCAAGGTGCTGACCGGCGGCGTCGGTGGGAGGCGGAGCTCCAACTTCGTTGCCGACCGCCTGTCCGGGATGCTCATGTCGGAGACGCTCGCGCTCGCCGCAACCTCCGGCACCAACTTCAGCCCTCGCAAAAGC ACTCTCAGGAGCAGGAGCGCGATCTCCGCGCACCACCAGGTCCACCACACGGTCCACACGATCGAGAGGTGGTTTCACCACCGGGACGCGAGCAGCAGGGTGGACAAGGCCCGCACCGAGAGGGCGCGCGTGCACGCCGCGGTCTCCGTGGCGAGCGTGGCGGCCGCGGTAGCCGCCGTGGCCGCGGGCGCCGCAAGCCCGGAGGTGGACACCGAGGGCGCCCAGATGGACACCGCGCTAGCGTCCGCGATGCAGCTTCTGGCCTCGCACTGCATCGAGATCGCCGAGCTCTCTGGGGCCGACCACGACCAGGTGGCCTCCGCCGTGGAGTCCGCCGTCGACGTGCGGAGCTCTGGGGATCTCTTGACCCTGACCGCCGCCACAGCCACAG CTCTCAGAGGAGCCACGGCGCTGAGGCAGCCAGTGCAGCGGGAGGCGAGGAGCAAAGCGGCCGTGGCGTCGTATGAGAAGTCCGGCAACTGCCGTGCTGACATCTGGTGCAAGGAAGGGACGCTGCTGAAACGCAACCACAAAG GCGCTCTGCACTGGAAGCAAGTGGCCGTCTACATCAACAAGAAGTCGCAggtgatggtgaagctcaagaGCAAGCACATCGGCGGCGCCttctccaagaagaagaagggcgtCGTGTACGGCGTCTACGACGACATGCTGTCGTGCCCGGCGCACGGGGGCGGCATGCCAGGTTTAGCGGCAGAGACATGCCACTTCGGGCTGAGGACGGCGCAGGGCCTGCTCGAGTTCCAGTGCGAGAGCAGGATGCAGAGGCTGGATTGGGTGGAATCGGTGAAGAACCTGCTCCGGCAGGTGGCCGTCGGGACTGCTCAACTCGAGCAGTCCTTCGAGTCCCTCAGGCTTAGTGCCTCGTGA
- the LOC133920442 gene encoding aquaporin TIP2-1, protein MVKLAFGSVGDSFSATSIKAYVAEFIATLLFVFAGVGSAIAYGQLTNGGALDPAGLVAIAIAHALALFVGVSIAANISGGHLNPAVTFGLAVGGHITILTGLFYWVAQLLGASVACFLLKFVTHGKAIPTHGVTGINELEGVVFEIIITFALVYTVYATAADPKKGTLGTIAPIAIGFIVGANILAAGPFSGGSMNPARSFGPAVAAGNFAGNWVYWVGPLIGGGLAGLIYGDVFIGGSYQQIADQEYS, encoded by the exons ATGGTGAAGCTCGCATTCGGAAGCGTCGGAGACTCCTTCAGCGCCACCTCCATCAAGGCTTACGTGGCCGAGTTCATCGCCACCCTCCTCTTCGTCTTCGCCGGAGTCGGTTCCGCCATCGCCTACG GGCAACTGACCAATGGCGGCGCGCTCGACCCGGCCGGTCTCGTGGCGATCGCGATCGCGCACGCGTTGGCCCTCTTCGTCGGCGTCTCCATCGCCGCCAACATCTCCGGCGGCCACCTCAACCCCGCCGTGACCTTTGGCCTCGCCGTCGGCGGCCACATCACCATCCTCACCGGGCTCTTCTACTGGGTCGCTCAGCTGCTCGGCGCGTCCGTCGCCTGCTTCCTCCTCAAGTTCGTCACCCACGGCAAGGCCATCCCGACCCACGGCGTCACCGGCATCAACGAGCTGGAGGGCGTGGTGTTCGAGATCATCATCACCTTCGCGCTAGTGTACACCGTGTACGCCACCGCCGCGGACCCCAAGAAGGGCACCCTCGGCACCATCGCTCCCATCGCCATCGGCTTCATCGTCGGTGCCAACATCCTCGCCGCGGGACCCTTCAGCGGCGGCTCCATGAACCCCGCCCGCTCCTTCGGCCCCGCTGTCGCTGCTGGCAACTTCGCCGGCAACTGGGTCTACTGGGTCGGCCCTCTCATCGGCGGAGGCCTCGCCGGGCTCATCTACGGCGACGTGTTCATCGGCGGCTCCTACCAGCAGATCGCCGACCAGGAGTACTCATAA
- the LOC133922934 gene encoding uncharacterized mitochondrial protein AtMg00810-like, translated as MDKTLFLLKHGNNFLLVQMYVDDIIFVDSSHALVAKFAETMSREFEMSMMDELNFFLGLQVKQTKKGTFVYQSKYTKHVLWKFDMTNAKTMSTPMFVLVALDMDKDGEAVDQKEYRSMIGSLLYLTAMRSDI; from the coding sequence ATGGATAAAACATTGTTTCTCCTCAAGCATGGTAATAACTTTCTTTTGGTTCAGAtgtatgtggatgatatcatttttgttgATTCATCTCATGCTTTAGTTGCCAAATTTGCAGAGACTATGAGCAGAGAATTTGAAATGTCCATGATGGATGAGCTAAatttcttccttggacttcaagTCAAGCAAACCAAGAAAGGCACCTTCGTCTACCAGAGCAAGTATACCAAACATGTGTTGTGGAAGTTTGACATGACAAATGCAAAGACCATGTCAACTCCCATGTTTGTGTTGGTAGCTCTAGATATGGATAAAGATGGAGAAGCAGTGGATCAAAAGGAGTAccggagcatgattggctcccttttGTACTTAACTGCTATGAGGTCAGACATATAA